The DNA region AATTGTTGTCTAATTACGAATTACGAATTGATTTAAACTTTcattagttgttgttgctttgaGTGTTCGTCACTTAGTGTTATTCTTATAAAATGATTATTGCCTATTTAGCATTCACATATTTACCTATTTAACTGTTACACATAAAATATGGAGCCGCAACTGGGGAATCAGTTTAACTACTATGAAACATATTGTTGACaataatattgtatttatatataaatgtatattatattatactaTATGATGTATACCCTACAACCTCTGTATTTCTGGAAATAAGAACGATAACGAAAActaaatgttttatatatatttttttgttccctTGGGAAAGGAGTTTCACTGGAAATAGAAACGATaacgaatttatttatttgtgcacTTGGGAAAAGGAGTTTCACTAGACATCACAAGTGTGGGATGACATTTAGTTAAACTTCTAGTCCCCCGAAATGCTGGAGTCCGATGCACCGATATACTGGATCAAGCCGAGTCTCAGGTTCTCCACCTCCCTCTGCTTGAGCACCTTTTCCGCCTCCGAGAGCTCGTAGTTCTTGGTGCTGATGTAGACCCTGAGGGTTGGGGCGTAAGTAGTGGCCTCCGCTTCAGTTTCGAGCTCCTGGAAATCCTTCTTTAGCTGGGAGTATACTTTGCTGGAGGTATGAAGATCTCTGTGCGTCCTCTGAGGTCTCACTCCATCGCCACCACTTTCGTCGGTCTCCTCGCTGGGATCCTGATGTATTGATCTTATTTCGCTTCGCAGATCCAAACTCTTCCTCCTGTACAGATCCACAACGTGCTGCTCCATGGCCAGTTTCAGCTCTGCGAACTTGGAGTCTATGCGCCCGTACCAATGGGCCAGTCCATTGTAGTCCTCATCTGAGAACTTGGCAGTACGACGCCAGTGGGCCAGGGAAATATCGGGCACTGATCTTAGAGAGCTGTGCACTCCGGATGACCTACTTATTTTGCTCGGGTTAGTGGAACTTTGAGAGGCAGGCTTGCACTTGGACTTGGACATCATTTTGCGAGCTTTCTCGAGACTTCCATAGGCCACATCGGCCACCTTCAAGATCTGGCGCCTGGCGTCCTTCAAGTCAGGAGCTATGGGCAGCTCGAACAGTACCACTGCAGGAGCAGGGCTCTTGAAGTCAAAGGACTCCTTCAGGCAATCGTTCAGCAGAGTGCTGCCACTTTGCCTGCCTCGTGGCAAACTCGTGAAGAACTCCACCAAATCTGGTCGGTTCTCGCTGCCGAAAATGTGAAACACCGAAAGATGAATCCTGTGCTCCAAGACCAGGCTATCCCGGTACACAAACTCGAAGTGCAGATAGTCATCCCCAATTGCACGGCTTCTTAGCAGAGTGAGATCGTTAGTTAGCCACTGGGACAGCTCCTTGGTGCTGGACACACTCTTTCCGCTCGGTGAAACCCTTCGGCGTTTGGGCACCGCAGTGGGTTGCACCAACATGTTGACCATTTCGAACTTGCGGACATCGAAGTAGTCCACATTAACTGCTTTCAGGCGACAGCGCATTTCGACCATCAGAGAGTCCACTTCAGTGACCAAGAGACGGGTTAAGAGACTGGGATTGTGGTTCCTTTGGGATGAGATGCGCAGCAGACTTCCATGGCGACGGTGTCGGAACATTTGACCCAGTAAATCGCCCACTTCACTCCTAATATGGCCATCATATTCGTAGCCAATGCCGTCGAACTCCAAGTGGCGGTAGTAACGAGGAGGTTCCCCCAAGCTGGCGGGCTTAGCTGTACCCTTCGGCATCCTCAACAGCATCGACTTGCTGTCCAGGAGCCGGATATCGTTCTCCAGACTTTGATCATCCAAGTAAGCACGTCGCTTGGCATCTGTGAGGGTGACCAACACTATGTGATCCTTTTTGGTTGCCGAAGGTCTGTTCATGGTCAAgaacttgttttcttttttttttatcaaattttGTAAACTAGAATTTCGACTGTCTAAAAGTAGAGTTTGATCAGAGACAACTAACTCATTGCATGATTTTAATGTTCATCTTAAATTATAGGGAATGGTGGCTTTCTCCCAAAGGCATCAGGAAACCATGCCTCCGCTTTCCAAACAGATTTTTCAGCAGCCACATTctgaaaagtaaaaataaaaccacttcaaattttaaatatttatttaattaacattttcgAAAAATTGCAACCAAAAAGAACTTTACTGAATCTTCTTTATTGCCTCATTTGTATCCTTTTTTTGTAAGAGGCATTTCCTTAAAATCA from Drosophila santomea strain STO CAGO 1482 chromosome 3R, Prin_Dsan_1.1, whole genome shotgun sequence includes:
- the LOC120452696 gene encoding uncharacterized protein LOC120452696, which encodes MNRPSATKKDHIVLVTLTDAKRRAYLDDQSLENDIRLLDSKSMLLRMPKGTAKPASLGEPPRYYRHLEFDGIGYEYDGHIRSEVGDLLGQMFRHRRHGSLLRISSQRNHNPSLLTRLLVTEVDSLMVEMRCRLKAVNVDYFDVRKFEMVNMLVQPTAVPKRRRVSPSGKSVSSTKELSQWLTNDLTLLRSRAIGDDYLHFEFVYRDSLVLEHRIHLSVFHIFGSENRPDLVEFFTSLPRGRQSGSTLLNDCLKESFDFKSPAPAVVLFELPIAPDLKDARRQILKVADVAYGSLEKARKMMSKSKCKPASQSSTNPSKISRSSGVHSSLRSVPDISLAHWRRTAKFSDEDYNGLAHWYGRIDSKFAELKLAMEQHVVDLYRRKSLDLRSEIRSIHQDPSEETDESGGDGVRPQRTHRDLHTSSKVYSQLKKDFQELETEAEATTYAPTLRVYISTKNYELSEAEKVLKQREVENLRLGLIQYIGASDSSISGD